GCAAACCGAAAAGATTATATCGCGCATTTAAAACCAAAATCATTAGCGATTTTCAACTCTAATGATATTTACCCAATTAGTGCAGATAGTACGATTCCTTTTAAGCAACATAGAGATATTTTTTATTTATCAGGTGTAGACCAGGAAGAGAGTATACTGGTAATTTTTCCGGATGCGAGTGAAGAAGCACATCGTGAAATTTTATTCTTGAAAGAAACCAATGAAACTATTGCGATTTGGGAAGGTGAGAAATTAACCGCAGATCGTGCATTTGAAGTTTCCGGGATTAAAACGGTGTATTGGTTAGATCAGTTTGACACGATCATGAAAAAGTTGATGAGTGAGGCGGAAAATGTGTATCTGAATACCAATGAGCATTTAAGAGCAAATACTGAGGTTGAAACACGCGAAGATCGTTTTATCAAAAACTTCAAACCGTTATATCCTGCGCATATTTACCAGAGAAGTGCGCCAATTATGCACGCTATTCGTTCTGTAAAAAAGGATATTGAAATTGCTTTGATGCAAGATGCTTGTAATATTACAGAAAAAGGGATCAGACGTGTATTAGATTTTGTAAAACCTGGTGTTTGGGAATATGAAATTGAAGCGGAATTGTGGCATGAGTTTATCCGAAATAGAGCAAATGGGTATGCGTATACACCAATTATTGCTTCGGGCTATAATGCATGTGTGTTACACTATATCGAAAACAATCAACAGTGTCATGATGGGGATGTAATCCTGATGGATATTGGTGCAGAATACGCTAATTACTCTTCAGATTTGACCAGATGTATTCCGGTGAATGGTCGATTTACAGAGAGACAAAGAGCGGTTTATGATGCGGTCTTACATGTGAAAAATGAAGCAACTAAAATTCTAAGTCCTGGAGTTACGTTAAATGATTACCATAAGGAAGTGGGGAAATTGATGGAAGAACAATTACTAAAGTTGAAATTGATCGACCAGACTGATATTAAAAATCAAAATCCGGATTGGCCGGCATATAAGAAATACTTTATGCATGGAACTTCTCATTACATTGGTTTAGATACACACGATGTAGGTTCCTGGATAGAGCCGATTAAAGAAAATATGGTGTTTACTGTGGAACCTGGAATCTATATTCCGGAAGAAAATCTGGGAATTAGATTGGAAGATGATATTGTGATTAAAAGCGGGGAAAACTTTAATTTAATGCGCAATATTCCAATCCTTGCAGATGAGATTGAAAGCATTATGAACTCGTAATTAGACGGTCATTATTAATATGAAAAAGCAGCTCGTGGAGTTGCTTTTTTTATTTAATTGATTATCAAATTGATAAAAGGTAAATAAGTGTTTTTGTTAATATTACCTTAACACTAGATTGTCAAAAAGTAAAACTCTGTAAAATAGATTTGCCCATCTTATATAGTCAATAAAAAATGGAATATTCATTAGGTGATTTTTTTAAGCTTTTAGGCTCATTGGCATTGTTTCTCTATGGAATGAAATTAATGAGTGAAGGGATTCAAAAAGCGGCAGGCGAAGGACTGCAAAATATCCTAAGTAGTATGACTCGAAATAGAGTTTTCGGAGTACTTACAGGTTTTTTGATCACTTTTATCATACAATCATCTTCTGCAACCTCTGTAATGACCGTAAGTTTTGTAAACGCGGGATTATTGACTTTGACAGAATCAGTTGGAATTATGATGGGAGCTAATGTGGGAACAACAGTTACTGCATGGTTTATTTCATATTTCGGTTTTAAAGTAGATCTGGGTGCGATTGCCATTCCGGTTTTAGCAGTGGGAGTTCCATTACTTTTTGTCAATAAAGGGAAAGTACGTTTCTGGGGAGAAACTGTTGTAGGTTTTTCACTTCTGTTTTACGGATTAATGTTAATGAAAGGCGCAGTTCCGGATATTAAACACAACCCGGAAATGCTATCATTCGTGCAGAATGTAACAGATTTAGGATATCTATCTTACATCATATTTGTGGTATTTGGAACGATTTTAACTGTAGTGATTCAGTCGTCTTCAGCTACCATGGCGATTACTTTAGTAATGACGGCACAAGGCTGGATTGGTTTTGATATAGCCGCTTCTATGGTTTTAGGAGAAAATATTGGAACAACCATTACTGCGCAATTGGCGGCATTAGCGGCAAATGTTTACGCGAAAAGGTCGGCTATGATTCACACCATGTTTAATGTTTTTGGTGTAACATGGATGTTATTGATTTTCCCATTTTTCTTAAAGGGAGTTGCATTTATGTACGGGCATGATGAGCCAAGCGAGTTTTTGGAGAATCCTGCGCAAACCACATTTGCATTAGCTACATTTCATACCTTATTCAATGTGTTGAATGTGATCATTATGATCAATTTCGTTCCACAATTGGCTGATTTAGCGATCAAGATGGTAAAATCTAAAGGCCAGGAAGATGAGGTGTTTAGATTAGAGTATATTAAATCTAATATAGTTACACCTCAAATGTCAGCATTAGAAGCGCAGAAAGAGATTACCCGTATGGGAGTTCATGTTTCTAAAATGATGAAGCAGTTTGAAAAACTGATGGCTGAAAAAGATGCGACTAAGCGCGAGAAACAATACAAGAAACTTTTGAGATACGAAGAAGTATCAGATAGATTGGAGGAAGAAATTTCAGATTTCCTGGCACGTATGAGTAAGTTGGAGCAATCACGTCAATCATCTAACAATGTTCAGAAAATGTTGGGTATTACCCATGATTTGGAAAACATTGCGGATATTATCGTTCAGCTTGGAAACTCTATTATGAATAAGAATAAGAAGAAGATTTGGTTTAGTCCTGAGCAAAGAACCAAATTGGAAGACTTATTGGCTCTTGTAGATTTAGCTTTAAAGAAAATGAATGAGAATCTGGAGAAATGGGATATCACTTCTGAAGATTTGGAAGAAGCTAAAGAGATTGAGAATAAAGTAGACAAAATGCGTAAAAAGCTGAGAAAAAATTACTTGTCTAAAATTGAAGAAGGAGAGTATAACGTTAGAAGTGGTATTCTTTATTCTGAGCTTTTTAATAGTGTTGAAAGATTGGCTGATTATGCGGAGAGTGTAAGCAATGGATTAGCCGAGAACGAGTAATCTCATTTCATTAAATTATTAAGTATTTAGCCTTTATCTATATTCAAATAGATAGAATTGGTATCATGCGGGAACAAGGCATATTCCTGGGATACTGAATTACATTTCGATTACTTCAAAAACTTTATCGTAAGAAAGCATTTGTAAGATGGTAAGGTGAATTTCACGATTTAAAGAGTAAGGTTCAATTTGCTTACCAGATGTAGTTTTAGGACATAAAAAAACTCCGTTCCTCTAAAGAAACGGAGCTCTTGTTTCTATATTTATCTAACTAGAAGTTCAATTTCAAGGCGAAGTTGAAGTTTCTTCCCCATCCCCAGAATCCTACGAAGTTATCTCTACCGTGGTTACGGTCTCCATTAGCATCTGAAATAGCGTTATCCCATCCTTCTTGCGCATAGTGAACATCGAAGATGTTGTTTGCGTTTAAGGTGAAAGTACCTGTAGAAGTTCCTACAGGGAAAGCAAACCTTACAAATCCGTTAGTCATTCCAAACCCATCTAATTTATAAGATTGAGCTCTATCATTTGGGTCTTGACGTGTAGCAGGATCAAATGAAGCGTATAATTCTTCGTTTCTTACATAAGAACCACCTAAAGTTACATTTCTCATGATCGTATATTGAAATTTAGCTCCAAATTGTTGTTGAGGTGCATCACCAACTTTTAAATCCTTGCTATAGATTACACCTTCACCAATTGGGTTTCTTTCATCATCAAAGATGGTTACGTTCGCATCTTTTGTATACGTCCAGTTTCCAACAGAACCAAATACACCAATTTCTAAATCTTTAGTAGCTTTATAAGTAGCTTCTAATTCACCACCAACGTGTAATTCATCTAACCCCTGAAAGTAAATCGTAGAACGATCTCCGGTGTTTACATCGGTAATGTTTGCTCTGGTCCATTTATCTGCCCAGTTTGTATAGTACCCGTTAATTTTCACATTGATTTTGTTATGCGTATATCCGTAGCCAAATTCAGCTGCTGTAATGTTCTCATTTGAGATTTCAGGGTTAACTGTATTTGAATAATTGATGTAAACAAAGTTGTGGAAAGGTGCTCTGGAATAAATACCTCCACTTGCAAATACATTGTGATGTTTGTTGATGTTGTAGTTCAATCCGGCTTTTGCATTGTAACCTATTTGGTTCACTTTTTCAGCTTCTAATTCACCTCTTCCACGCGCATAGTTATAACGATCTGTACGACCATATTGTGTATTCGCTCCAGATGCAGCGATGTAAGCAGAGATATCATCGTTTGTATACTCTAGCTGTCCGAATAAACCGGTGTAGAATACAGTTCCATCATTATCATAGGCAATACGATCACCTACTTTAGCCTCTGGAGTTACACTATCTTCCCAGTAATCTGCACCAAGTAAATCTCTGACCTCTCTATAGTGCTCACCTTTATAGTAACGACCATCGATACCCGCAATTAATTTTAAGTTGCTCGACAATTCATGTTTGAATGTAGAAAGGAGACCTGTCCAAAAGTGGTTGTTTACGGAGTTTCTCATAATTAGGTATGCGCCAGCAGAAGAAGTATCGTTGATCGCAATAGCTCTATCCCAGTCACGTTGTCCCATTTCATTTTGTCCTGGACCATATTTAATTGGATCACGACCTAAGATACCGGACCCTCCACCTTTACCGGTAGAAATGTAAGCAGAAGTATTTAAGTATGATTTTTCGTTAATGTTCCAGTACCAGTTTAAAGCGGTTTGTGGTTTATGGTAATAGTTATTTCTTTCGTTTAAGAATTCCCCTTTCGCATAACCCCAGTTTGGATTGTATTTTCTTCCTACCTGATCAATTTGCTCAAAAGATTGTGCTGAGAATTGAGAATCATCTCTTTGACCATGTTTTTGAGGTGCGCCAATGATGGTCAATTGTAACATGTGGTTTTCGTTGATTTCTTTAGCGATAGAGCCGAAGTAAGACCACGCATCGATGTAGGTTCCATCCACGTAACTTTGACCTTCTGTGCGAGAACCCACAAAAGAGAATGCCCATCCGTTATCTAATTTACCTGAAGAAAGACTCAATAAAGCTTTTCTTTTACCATAGTCAGTAGCAGACAATTCAAAAGATCCACCCTTTTGTGCATCCGTAGTTTTAGTGATAATGTTCATGGTACCCCCAACAGAGTTAATCGCAAGTTTAGAAGCTCCCAGACCTCTTTGAACCTGAATAGTAGATATCGCATCACCAATACCAGCCCAGTTTGACCAGTATACCCAACCGTTTTCCATATCGTTTACCGGAACCCCGTTGATTAATACCGCAACGTTTCTTTGATCGAAACCACGAATGCTGATACGAGAATCACCAAAACCACCTCCACTTTTTGTAGCGTAAACAGCTGGAGTAGTATTTAATGCTTCAGGGAGTTCGTTACCGTTATTTGAAAGGGCTAATTCCTCAGCGTTTACAGTAGACATAGCTACAGGCGTTTCACGGTCTTTACCTATAGAAGCAATAACGGTCATTTCTTCCATACCAATTGCGTTAGATTCAAGTTGAACCTGTCCCAGGTCAATTGCGGTACTATTTAAAGTAACGTCCTTTTTAATGTCGATGTAGCCGATGTAAGAAATAATTAGGGTGTGGTTTCCATTTTGATCTGTGATAAACTCAAAGTTTCCGTTAATATCGGTTTGAGTTCCTGAAGTAGTTCCTTCAATATAAATTGAAGCGCCAACTAAAGGTCCTTGATTGTCTTTCACAGAACCTTTAATGGTAGTTTGAGCCACAATTGAGCTAAACGCAAAAAATGCGGCCATAAATGCAGTTAAACGTAGAATGTTTTTCATTGTAAAAA
This genomic interval from bacterium SCSIO 12643 contains the following:
- a CDS encoding TonB-dependent receptor gives rise to the protein MKNILRLTAFMAAFFAFSSIVAQTTIKGSVKDNQGPLVGASIYIEGTTSGTQTDINGNFEFITDQNGNHTLIISYIGYIDIKKDVTLNSTAIDLGQVQLESNAIGMEEMTVIASIGKDRETPVAMSTVNAEELALSNNGNELPEALNTTPAVYATKSGGGFGDSRISIRGFDQRNVAVLINGVPVNDMENGWVYWSNWAGIGDAISTIQVQRGLGASKLAINSVGGTMNIITKTTDAQKGGSFELSATDYGKRKALLSLSSGKLDNGWAFSFVGSRTEGQSYVDGTYIDAWSYFGSIAKEINENHMLQLTIIGAPQKHGQRDDSQFSAQSFEQIDQVGRKYNPNWGYAKGEFLNERNNYYHKPQTALNWYWNINEKSYLNTSAYISTGKGGGSGILGRDPIKYGPGQNEMGQRDWDRAIAINDTSSAGAYLIMRNSVNNHFWTGLLSTFKHELSSNLKLIAGIDGRYYKGEHYREVRDLLGADYWEDSVTPEAKVGDRIAYDNDGTVFYTGLFGQLEYTNDDISAYIAASGANTQYGRTDRYNYARGRGELEAEKVNQIGYNAKAGLNYNINKHHNVFASGGIYSRAPFHNFVYINYSNTVNPEISNENITAAEFGYGYTHNKINVKINGYYTNWADKWTRANITDVNTGDRSTIYFQGLDELHVGGELEATYKATKDLEIGVFGSVGNWTYTKDANVTIFDDERNPIGEGVIYSKDLKVGDAPQQQFGAKFQYTIMRNVTLGGSYVRNEELYASFDPATRQDPNDRAQSYKLDGFGMTNGFVRFAFPVGTSTGTFTLNANNIFDVHYAQEGWDNAISDANGDRNHGRDNFVGFWGWGRNFNFALKLNF
- a CDS encoding aminopeptidase P family protein, with the translated sequence MKYHQIDAALFVANRKDYIAHLKPKSLAIFNSNDIYPISADSTIPFKQHRDIFYLSGVDQEESILVIFPDASEEAHREILFLKETNETIAIWEGEKLTADRAFEVSGIKTVYWLDQFDTIMKKLMSEAENVYLNTNEHLRANTEVETREDRFIKNFKPLYPAHIYQRSAPIMHAIRSVKKDIEIALMQDACNITEKGIRRVLDFVKPGVWEYEIEAELWHEFIRNRANGYAYTPIIASGYNACVLHYIENNQQCHDGDVILMDIGAEYANYSSDLTRCIPVNGRFTERQRAVYDAVLHVKNEATKILSPGVTLNDYHKEVGKLMEEQLLKLKLIDQTDIKNQNPDWPAYKKYFMHGTSHYIGLDTHDVGSWIEPIKENMVFTVEPGIYIPEENLGIRLEDDIVIKSGENFNLMRNIPILADEIESIMNS
- a CDS encoding Na/Pi cotransporter family protein, with the translated sequence MEYSLGDFFKLLGSLALFLYGMKLMSEGIQKAAGEGLQNILSSMTRNRVFGVLTGFLITFIIQSSSATSVMTVSFVNAGLLTLTESVGIMMGANVGTTVTAWFISYFGFKVDLGAIAIPVLAVGVPLLFVNKGKVRFWGETVVGFSLLFYGLMLMKGAVPDIKHNPEMLSFVQNVTDLGYLSYIIFVVFGTILTVVIQSSSATMAITLVMTAQGWIGFDIAASMVLGENIGTTITAQLAALAANVYAKRSAMIHTMFNVFGVTWMLLIFPFFLKGVAFMYGHDEPSEFLENPAQTTFALATFHTLFNVLNVIIMINFVPQLADLAIKMVKSKGQEDEVFRLEYIKSNIVTPQMSALEAQKEITRMGVHVSKMMKQFEKLMAEKDATKREKQYKKLLRYEEVSDRLEEEISDFLARMSKLEQSRQSSNNVQKMLGITHDLENIADIIVQLGNSIMNKNKKKIWFSPEQRTKLEDLLALVDLALKKMNENLEKWDITSEDLEEAKEIENKVDKMRKKLRKNYLSKIEEGEYNVRSGILYSELFNSVERLADYAESVSNGLAENE